In Roseovarius sp. M141, the following are encoded in one genomic region:
- a CDS encoding type IV secretory system conjugative DNA transfer family protein, with the protein MMRRLKTSVIVLSAVVVLSGCEALTLKEPEAVEPDPIFVGGPDQYRSNRPPADFAEFSRRTKRGNYETSVEDERYDLLREAAVSYAAQAGYQHRVWEVMRQLEQDSPKLSRTFDFNRVAYAAPRETGYILPPVVSRATAAINVDESGQSAVAADEFYRLEIPGRIVTILPTWRDYLILPLEEASEPDDDFLPQDREEKQVFNRFAAEGWQAGVEQADEALGLNFARLKRDYLGMVEYRKMVQAGLVRELVLESSERRSAGEGDELFIGERRVRIVSTARFVRDPKHWKPLRRRYAVTK; encoded by the coding sequence CTCTGACGCTGAAAGAGCCGGAAGCCGTCGAGCCGGACCCGATCTTCGTTGGCGGCCCGGACCAGTACCGATCAAACAGACCCCCTGCCGATTTTGCCGAATTCTCCCGGCGCACAAAGCGCGGCAATTACGAAACCTCGGTGGAGGACGAGCGCTATGATCTCTTGCGCGAGGCTGCTGTCTCCTACGCGGCGCAGGCCGGCTACCAGCACCGGGTCTGGGAGGTCATGCGCCAGCTCGAGCAGGACAGCCCGAAACTGTCGCGGACGTTTGATTTCAACCGCGTGGCCTATGCCGCCCCGCGAGAGACGGGCTATATTCTCCCGCCCGTTGTCAGCCGCGCCACGGCGGCCATCAACGTGGATGAGAGCGGCCAATCCGCGGTGGCCGCCGATGAATTCTACCGCCTCGAAATCCCGGGGCGCATCGTCACCATCTTGCCGACCTGGCGGGATTATCTGATCCTTCCGCTCGAAGAGGCGAGCGAACCGGACGATGATTTTCTGCCTCAAGACCGGGAGGAGAAGCAGGTCTTCAACCGCTTCGCCGCGGAAGGCTGGCAGGCCGGGGTCGAACAGGCCGACGAGGCGCTCGGGCTCAACTTCGCGCGGTTGAAGCGCGACTATCTGGGCATGGTCGAATACCGAAAGATGGTGCAGGCGGGACTGGTCCGAGAGCTTGTTCTGGAATCCTCCGAGAGGCGCTCTGCGGGCGAAGGCGACGAGCTCTTCATCGGCGAACGCCGGGTTCGTATCGTCAGCACCGCGCGGTTCGTGCGCGACCCCAAGCACTGGAAGCCGCTGCGGAGGCGCTATGCGGTGACGAAATGA